A section of the Salmo salar chromosome ssa05, Ssal_v3.1, whole genome shotgun sequence genome encodes:
- the LOC106604846 gene encoding macrophage colony-stimulating factor 1 receptor 1 isoform X1 — translation MELYLAFLLGILPTAAQAEWRRPVIKLNSEVVVGPEVVLNPGTPLVLRCEGDGPVNWLTRLSKHKSLISKGNGSVRTFTVDRPSAEHTGTYKCEYTSGNVKGRDLFSTVHVYVKDPDSLFWTSSTSLRVVRKEGEDHLLPCLLTDPEATDLGLRMDNCTSVPPGMNYTADPRRGILIRNLHPSYNADYVCSAKLHGVERTSKTFNLNIIQRLRFPPYVFLEKNEYVHIVGEKLSIHCTTHNPNFNYNVTWNYSSKKRFTIEQKVQSVDSNRLDIESILTIPVVDQSDTGNITCIGTNEAGVNKSTTSLMVVEEAYIRLSPQLSSKLAQQGLSIDVNEGEDLKLSVLIEAYPQIIGQHWDTPTASSTQEQTFTRYNNRYSATLLLKRMIAQEQGQYTFYARSSMANASITFQIQMYQRPVAVVRWENITTLTCTSFGYPAPIILWYQCSGIRTTCNENATGLQMPAPLLAQTVEVRREEYGAVEVQSVLTVEPSSHRMTVECVAFNLVGVSKDTFAMEVSNIMFTSTLLGAAGVLAFLLLLLMVLLYKYKQKPRYEIRWKIIQASEGNNYTFIDPTQMPYNEKWEFPRDKLKLGKILGAGAFGKVVEATAYGLGEDDNAMRVAVKMLKARAHSDEREALMSELKILSHLGQHKNIVNLLGACTQAGPVLVITEYCSHGDLLNFLRHKQETFLNFVMNIPEETSDYKNLCEGKQFIRSDSGISSVCSDSYLEMRPGPQPVNSSLDSVCEDGGPDSWPLDMEDLLRFSYQVAQGLDFLAAKNCIHRDVAARNVLLTDRRVAKICDFGLARDIMNDSNYVVKGNARLPVKWMAPESIFDCLYTVQSDVWSYGILLWEIFSLGKSPYPSILVDIKFYNMIKCGYQMSQPDFAPPEMYTIMKMCWNLEPTERPTFSKVSQLIERLLGEQPERPDQEHQNVQLQQDMMVEELELCDDNDEPKCCDGSCDQSCEHEEEEQPLVKTNNYQFC, via the exons ATGGAGCTGTACCTGGCCTTTCTGCTGGGGATCCTGCCCACTGCAGCTCAAG CAGAATGGCGGCGTCCTGTGATCAAGCTAAACTCAGAGGTCGTGGTTGGGCCTGAAGTAGTACTGAACCCTGGCACCCCATTGGTCCTGAGGTGTGAGGGGGATGGGCCAGTCAACTGGCTAACCCGGTTGTCCAAACACAAGAGCTTAATCTCCAAGGGCAACGGGAGTGTCAGAACCTTCACGGTGGACCGTCCCTCTGCAGAACACACTGGGACATATAAGTGTGAATATACCAGTGGGAACGTCAAGGGCCGGGACTTGTTCTCTACGGTGCACGTATATGTTAAAG ACCCAGACAGCCTGTTTTGGACCAGCAGCACATCCCTGCGTGTggtgaggaaggagggggaggaccACCTGCTCCCCTGCCTGCTGACCGACCCAGAGGCCACAGACTTGGGGCTCCGCATGGACAACTGTACCTCCGTGCCCCCAGGGATGAACTACACAGCAGACCCCCGCAGAGGCATTCTCATCCGCAACCTCCACCCCAGCTACAATGCTGACTATGTCTGCAGCGCCAAACTCCACGGGGTGGAGAGGACTTCCAAGACTTTCAACCTCAACATCATCCAAA GGCTGCGTTTCCCACCTTATGTATTCCTGGAAAAGAATGAGTATGTTCATATCGTGGGCGAGAAGCTGAGCATCCACTGCACCACACACAACCCCAACTTCAACTATAATGTCACGTGGAATTACAGCTCCAAAAAG AGATTTACAATAGAGCAGAAAGTCCAATCAGTGGACAGTAACCGTCTGGACATTGAAAGCATCCTGACCATccctgtagtggaccagtcagacaCAGGCAACATTACCTGCATCGGCACCAACGAGGCTGGAGTCAACAAATCCACCACCTCCCTGATGGTTGTAG AGGAGGCCTACATCCGTCTTTCTCCCCAGCTATCCTCCAAGCTGGCTCAGCAGGGCCTGTCCATTGACGTGAACGAGGGGGAAGACCTGAAACTCAGTGTCCTGATCGAGGCGTACCCTCAGATCATAGGCCAGCACTGGGACAcccctacagcctcctccacgcaGGAACAAACCTTTACACGCTATAACAACAG GTATTCCGCAACCCTGCTGCTCAAGAGGATGATTGCACAGGAGCAGGGCCAGTACACCTTCTATGCCAGGAGTTCCATGGCCAACGCATCCATTACATTCCAAATCCAAATGTATC AGAGGCCGGTTGCCGTGGTGAGATGGGAGAACATCACCACCCTCACGTGCACGTCGTTCGGTTACCCTGCTCCCATAATCCTCTGGTACCAGTGCTCTGGAATCCGAACCAC GTGCAATGAGAACGCAACAGGTCTCCAGATGCCTGCTCCTCTCTTGGCCCAAACAGTCGAGGTCCGGAGGGAGGAGTATGGAGCGGTCGAAGTCCAGAGCGTCCTGACAGTGGAACCGTCCAGCCATAGGATGACCGTGGAGTGTGTCGCCTTCAACCTGGTCGGAGTCAGTAAAGACACCTTCGCCATGGAAGTTTCCA ATATAATGTTCACCTCCACTCTATTGGGAGCAGCTGGTGTTCTGGCCTTTCTCCTCCTGCTACTCATGGTCCTGCTCTACAAGTACAAACAG AAACCGAGATATGAGATCCGGTGGAAGATCATCCAGGCCAGTGAAGGAAACAACTACACCTTTATCGACCCGACTCAGATGCCGTACAATGAGAAGTGGGAGTTTCCCAGGGACAAGCTCAAGCTAG GAAAGATCCTTGGAGCCGGGGCCTTTGGGAAGGTGGTGGAGGCCACAGCCTATGGTCTGGGGGAGGACGACAACGCAATGCGAGTGGCTGTAAAGATGCTCAAAG CCAGGGCCCACTCAGATGAGAGAGAGGCTTTGATGTCAGAACTGAAGATTCTGAGTCACCTGGGACAGCACAAGAACATTGTCAACCTCCTGGGAGCCTGCACTCAGGCGG GACCTGTACTGGTGATCACTGAGTACTGTAGTCATGGCGACCTTCTGAACTTCCTGCGACACAAGCAGGAGACCTTCCTGAACTTTGTCATGAACATACCAGAAGAGACCAGTGACTACAAGAACCTCTGTGAGGGGAAACAGTTCATTAGAAG TGATAGTGGGATATCCAGTGTGTGTTCTGACAGCTACCTGGAGATGAGGCCTGGTCCCCAGCCTGTCAACTCCTCTCTGG ATTCTGTGTGTGAGGATGGTGGGCCGGACTCGTGGCCGTTGGACATGGAGGACCTGCTGAGATTCTCCTACCAGGTGGCTCAGGGCCTGGACTTCCTTGCAGCCAAGAAC TGTATTCACCGGGACGTTGCAGCCCGGAACGTTCTCCTGACAGACCGCCGTGTGGCTAAGATCTGTGACTTCGGCCTGGCACGTGACATCATGAATGACTCCAACTATGTGGTGAAGGGCAAT GCGCGTCTGCCAGTGAAGTGGATGGCTCCAGAGAGTATCTTTGACTGTCTCTACACTGTCCAGAGTGATGTCTGGTCCTATGGGATCCTGCTATGGGAGATCTTCTCTCTAG GAAAGAGCCCCTACCCCAGTATCCTGGTGGATATTAAATTCTACAACATGATAAAGTGTGGTTATCAGATGTCTCAACCAGACTTCGCACCTCCAGAGAT GTATACAATCATGAAAATGTGCTGGAATCTGGAGCCAACAGAGCGACCGACCTTCAGCAAGGTCAGCCAGCTGATTGAGAGATTACTGGGTGAGCAGCCAGAACGtccagaccag GAGCACCAGAACGTCCAGCTGCAGCAGGACATGATGGTTGAGGAGTTGGAGCTGTGTGATGATAATGATGAGCCTAAGTGTTGTGACGGCTCCTGTGACCAGTCGTGTGAGCACGAAGAGGAGGAGCAACCACTGGTGAAGACCAATAACTATCAGTTCTGCTGA
- the LOC106604846 gene encoding macrophage colony-stimulating factor 1 receptor 1 isoform X2: MELYLAFLLGILPTAAQEWRRPVIKLNSEVVVGPEVVLNPGTPLVLRCEGDGPVNWLTRLSKHKSLISKGNGSVRTFTVDRPSAEHTGTYKCEYTSGNVKGRDLFSTVHVYVKDPDSLFWTSSTSLRVVRKEGEDHLLPCLLTDPEATDLGLRMDNCTSVPPGMNYTADPRRGILIRNLHPSYNADYVCSAKLHGVERTSKTFNLNIIQRLRFPPYVFLEKNEYVHIVGEKLSIHCTTHNPNFNYNVTWNYSSKKRFTIEQKVQSVDSNRLDIESILTIPVVDQSDTGNITCIGTNEAGVNKSTTSLMVVEEAYIRLSPQLSSKLAQQGLSIDVNEGEDLKLSVLIEAYPQIIGQHWDTPTASSTQEQTFTRYNNRYSATLLLKRMIAQEQGQYTFYARSSMANASITFQIQMYQRPVAVVRWENITTLTCTSFGYPAPIILWYQCSGIRTTCNENATGLQMPAPLLAQTVEVRREEYGAVEVQSVLTVEPSSHRMTVECVAFNLVGVSKDTFAMEVSNIMFTSTLLGAAGVLAFLLLLLMVLLYKYKQKPRYEIRWKIIQASEGNNYTFIDPTQMPYNEKWEFPRDKLKLGKILGAGAFGKVVEATAYGLGEDDNAMRVAVKMLKARAHSDEREALMSELKILSHLGQHKNIVNLLGACTQAGPVLVITEYCSHGDLLNFLRHKQETFLNFVMNIPEETSDYKNLCEGKQFIRSDSGISSVCSDSYLEMRPGPQPVNSSLDSVCEDGGPDSWPLDMEDLLRFSYQVAQGLDFLAAKNCIHRDVAARNVLLTDRRVAKICDFGLARDIMNDSNYVVKGNARLPVKWMAPESIFDCLYTVQSDVWSYGILLWEIFSLGKSPYPSILVDIKFYNMIKCGYQMSQPDFAPPEMYTIMKMCWNLEPTERPTFSKVSQLIERLLGEQPERPDQEHQNVQLQQDMMVEELELCDDNDEPKCCDGSCDQSCEHEEEEQPLVKTNNYQFC; the protein is encoded by the exons ATGGAGCTGTACCTGGCCTTTCTGCTGGGGATCCTGCCCACTGCAGCTCAAG AATGGCGGCGTCCTGTGATCAAGCTAAACTCAGAGGTCGTGGTTGGGCCTGAAGTAGTACTGAACCCTGGCACCCCATTGGTCCTGAGGTGTGAGGGGGATGGGCCAGTCAACTGGCTAACCCGGTTGTCCAAACACAAGAGCTTAATCTCCAAGGGCAACGGGAGTGTCAGAACCTTCACGGTGGACCGTCCCTCTGCAGAACACACTGGGACATATAAGTGTGAATATACCAGTGGGAACGTCAAGGGCCGGGACTTGTTCTCTACGGTGCACGTATATGTTAAAG ACCCAGACAGCCTGTTTTGGACCAGCAGCACATCCCTGCGTGTggtgaggaaggagggggaggaccACCTGCTCCCCTGCCTGCTGACCGACCCAGAGGCCACAGACTTGGGGCTCCGCATGGACAACTGTACCTCCGTGCCCCCAGGGATGAACTACACAGCAGACCCCCGCAGAGGCATTCTCATCCGCAACCTCCACCCCAGCTACAATGCTGACTATGTCTGCAGCGCCAAACTCCACGGGGTGGAGAGGACTTCCAAGACTTTCAACCTCAACATCATCCAAA GGCTGCGTTTCCCACCTTATGTATTCCTGGAAAAGAATGAGTATGTTCATATCGTGGGCGAGAAGCTGAGCATCCACTGCACCACACACAACCCCAACTTCAACTATAATGTCACGTGGAATTACAGCTCCAAAAAG AGATTTACAATAGAGCAGAAAGTCCAATCAGTGGACAGTAACCGTCTGGACATTGAAAGCATCCTGACCATccctgtagtggaccagtcagacaCAGGCAACATTACCTGCATCGGCACCAACGAGGCTGGAGTCAACAAATCCACCACCTCCCTGATGGTTGTAG AGGAGGCCTACATCCGTCTTTCTCCCCAGCTATCCTCCAAGCTGGCTCAGCAGGGCCTGTCCATTGACGTGAACGAGGGGGAAGACCTGAAACTCAGTGTCCTGATCGAGGCGTACCCTCAGATCATAGGCCAGCACTGGGACAcccctacagcctcctccacgcaGGAACAAACCTTTACACGCTATAACAACAG GTATTCCGCAACCCTGCTGCTCAAGAGGATGATTGCACAGGAGCAGGGCCAGTACACCTTCTATGCCAGGAGTTCCATGGCCAACGCATCCATTACATTCCAAATCCAAATGTATC AGAGGCCGGTTGCCGTGGTGAGATGGGAGAACATCACCACCCTCACGTGCACGTCGTTCGGTTACCCTGCTCCCATAATCCTCTGGTACCAGTGCTCTGGAATCCGAACCAC GTGCAATGAGAACGCAACAGGTCTCCAGATGCCTGCTCCTCTCTTGGCCCAAACAGTCGAGGTCCGGAGGGAGGAGTATGGAGCGGTCGAAGTCCAGAGCGTCCTGACAGTGGAACCGTCCAGCCATAGGATGACCGTGGAGTGTGTCGCCTTCAACCTGGTCGGAGTCAGTAAAGACACCTTCGCCATGGAAGTTTCCA ATATAATGTTCACCTCCACTCTATTGGGAGCAGCTGGTGTTCTGGCCTTTCTCCTCCTGCTACTCATGGTCCTGCTCTACAAGTACAAACAG AAACCGAGATATGAGATCCGGTGGAAGATCATCCAGGCCAGTGAAGGAAACAACTACACCTTTATCGACCCGACTCAGATGCCGTACAATGAGAAGTGGGAGTTTCCCAGGGACAAGCTCAAGCTAG GAAAGATCCTTGGAGCCGGGGCCTTTGGGAAGGTGGTGGAGGCCACAGCCTATGGTCTGGGGGAGGACGACAACGCAATGCGAGTGGCTGTAAAGATGCTCAAAG CCAGGGCCCACTCAGATGAGAGAGAGGCTTTGATGTCAGAACTGAAGATTCTGAGTCACCTGGGACAGCACAAGAACATTGTCAACCTCCTGGGAGCCTGCACTCAGGCGG GACCTGTACTGGTGATCACTGAGTACTGTAGTCATGGCGACCTTCTGAACTTCCTGCGACACAAGCAGGAGACCTTCCTGAACTTTGTCATGAACATACCAGAAGAGACCAGTGACTACAAGAACCTCTGTGAGGGGAAACAGTTCATTAGAAG TGATAGTGGGATATCCAGTGTGTGTTCTGACAGCTACCTGGAGATGAGGCCTGGTCCCCAGCCTGTCAACTCCTCTCTGG ATTCTGTGTGTGAGGATGGTGGGCCGGACTCGTGGCCGTTGGACATGGAGGACCTGCTGAGATTCTCCTACCAGGTGGCTCAGGGCCTGGACTTCCTTGCAGCCAAGAAC TGTATTCACCGGGACGTTGCAGCCCGGAACGTTCTCCTGACAGACCGCCGTGTGGCTAAGATCTGTGACTTCGGCCTGGCACGTGACATCATGAATGACTCCAACTATGTGGTGAAGGGCAAT GCGCGTCTGCCAGTGAAGTGGATGGCTCCAGAGAGTATCTTTGACTGTCTCTACACTGTCCAGAGTGATGTCTGGTCCTATGGGATCCTGCTATGGGAGATCTTCTCTCTAG GAAAGAGCCCCTACCCCAGTATCCTGGTGGATATTAAATTCTACAACATGATAAAGTGTGGTTATCAGATGTCTCAACCAGACTTCGCACCTCCAGAGAT GTATACAATCATGAAAATGTGCTGGAATCTGGAGCCAACAGAGCGACCGACCTTCAGCAAGGTCAGCCAGCTGATTGAGAGATTACTGGGTGAGCAGCCAGAACGtccagaccag GAGCACCAGAACGTCCAGCTGCAGCAGGACATGATGGTTGAGGAGTTGGAGCTGTGTGATGATAATGATGAGCCTAAGTGTTGTGACGGCTCCTGTGACCAGTCGTGTGAGCACGAAGAGGAGGAGCAACCACTGGTGAAGACCAATAACTATCAGTTCTGCTGA